From the genome of Geothrix sp. 21YS21S-4, one region includes:
- the ftcD gene encoding glutamate formimidoyltransferase, with the protein MSRKLVECVPNISEGRDAAKIKQVVDAIAAVPGVRVLDVDPGADTNRTVITFVGAPEAVLAGAFACVAEAARVIDMRQHKGAHPRMGATDVVPFVPVEGVTMKECADLARRLGARVAAELDIPVYLYEEAAARPERRNLAEVRRGEYEGLEKKLRDPLWAPDFAAAYNAGAGATIVGAREFLVAYNVTLNSGDKAHATDIAFELREKGRVARRGRVKPYYQAGELIYYAEGAFPCGNCDFTGATFQETVDHCASAHGYDLPALMRLNDADAANPVGQKVRRRGTFSHCKAIGWYVDTYRRAQISVNLTDYKRTPPHAVLEEARRLAAERGLVVTGSEIVGLVPFQCLLASGRHYLKAMGKSTGVPVQDVLQTAAFSMGLGDVAPFEIEKKVLGLPAHDPKALVSMPVHAFTDEVSRDTPAPGGGSIAALAGSLGAALASMVANLAQGGPDAEKDAKLIALAERAQGLKDRLMIAVDADTNAFNAFMDARRLPDATPEQKAARHDAMQAGLKVAIDVPLDTALTSLEALELAGEAARLGKVASITDAAVGAQMAYAGVRGGVWNVVINLKDITDPGYVADMQARCAELLKAATDRLSDITAYVDQKLLDRLNKAKK; encoded by the coding sequence ATGTCCCGCAAGCTGGTGGAGTGCGTGCCGAACATCTCGGAGGGGCGGGATGCCGCGAAGATCAAGCAGGTGGTGGATGCCATCGCGGCGGTCCCTGGTGTGCGGGTGCTGGACGTGGATCCGGGGGCGGATACGAACCGGACGGTGATCACGTTCGTGGGTGCGCCGGAAGCGGTGCTGGCGGGGGCTTTCGCCTGCGTGGCGGAGGCAGCCAGGGTCATCGACATGCGCCAGCACAAGGGTGCCCATCCGCGGATGGGCGCGACGGACGTGGTGCCCTTCGTGCCCGTGGAGGGCGTCACGATGAAGGAATGCGCCGACCTGGCGCGACGCCTGGGCGCGCGGGTGGCCGCGGAGCTGGACATTCCCGTCTACCTGTACGAGGAGGCCGCCGCGCGGCCCGAGCGCCGCAACCTGGCGGAAGTGCGCCGGGGCGAGTACGAGGGGCTGGAGAAGAAGCTGCGGGATCCGCTGTGGGCGCCGGATTTCGCGGCGGCCTACAACGCCGGCGCGGGGGCTACCATCGTCGGCGCCCGGGAGTTCCTGGTGGCCTACAACGTCACGCTGAATTCCGGCGACAAGGCCCACGCCACGGACATCGCCTTCGAACTGCGCGAGAAGGGCCGCGTGGCCCGCCGCGGGCGGGTGAAGCCCTACTACCAGGCGGGCGAGCTGATCTACTACGCGGAGGGCGCCTTCCCCTGCGGCAACTGCGACTTCACCGGCGCCACCTTCCAGGAGACCGTGGACCACTGCGCGTCGGCGCACGGCTACGACCTGCCCGCCCTGATGCGGCTGAACGACGCGGACGCCGCGAATCCCGTGGGCCAGAAGGTCCGCCGGCGGGGCACCTTCAGCCACTGCAAGGCCATCGGCTGGTACGTGGACACCTACCGCCGCGCCCAGATCAGCGTGAACCTCACGGACTACAAGCGGACCCCGCCCCACGCGGTGCTGGAGGAAGCCCGCCGCCTGGCCGCCGAGCGCGGGCTGGTGGTGACGGGCAGCGAGATCGTGGGACTGGTGCCCTTCCAGTGCCTGCTGGCCTCGGGCCGCCACTACCTGAAGGCCATGGGCAAATCCACGGGCGTGCCGGTCCAGGATGTGCTCCAGACGGCGGCGTTCTCCATGGGCCTGGGCGACGTGGCGCCCTTCGAGATCGAGAAGAAGGTCCTGGGGCTGCCCGCGCATGATCCGAAGGCCCTGGTGTCCATGCCGGTCCACGCCTTCACGGACGAGGTCAGCCGCGACACGCCGGCCCCCGGCGGCGGCTCCATCGCGGCCCTGGCGGGCTCCCTGGGCGCGGCGCTGGCGAGCATGGTGGCGAACCTGGCCCAGGGCGGACCGGACGCGGAGAAGGACGCCAAGCTCATCGCCCTGGCGGAACGGGCCCAGGGCCTGAAGGATCGCCTCATGATCGCGGTAGACGCGGACACCAACGCCTTCAACGCGTTCATGGACGCCCGCCGCCTGCCGGACGCCACGCCCGAGCAGAAGGCCGCCCGCCACGACGCCATGCAGGCGGGGCTGAAGGTCGCCATCGACGTGCCCCTGGATACCGCCCTCACCAGCCTGGAGGCCCTGGAACTGGCCGGCGAGGCCGCCCGCCTGGGGAAGGTGGCATCCATCACCGACGCGGCCGTGGGCGCGCAGATGGCCTACGCGGGCGTGCGCGGCGGCGTGTGGAACGTGGTGATCAACCTCAAGGACATCACGGATCCCGGCTACGTGGCGGACATGCAGGCCCGGTGCGCCGAGCTGCTGAAGGCCGCGACGGACCGCCTCAGCGACATCACCGCCTACGTGGACCAGAAGCTCCTGGACCGCCTGAACAAAGCGAAAAAATAG
- a CDS encoding RHS repeat-associated core domain-containing protein, whose translation MKLKPSFLTFFWLCLTGLSALAQSYQTSFSDVKFDRAKGPATFSGGVEVDAASGAASLNIPFGPGIGERGLKFRPMLSMRLSPQLGISSVDENVLLSPGFDHSTDLWGVQTVDTLYQRGFGSSSISPGSLDLGTMVSHIDHKKTSYSLPGGGGGRALGQVPAGVMANLPALLGKFGFGSEVTVGYMPGSTAVALGDRTPYVEMGSSGHLIVGLRAAGTPNAMGLTDEVSDDIQEYPYTQYRWHFPRRMAVIEGDVAYEFHYVNHSYMTQHIPYLLITEKTQLYSGHYMLTRIRNRFGESIAFTYDSDGIGYTATWSTNPAVRIRVQVTDPASVPSGQPSLSRNTLLLTSATRIWISYEGLSQPVSGYFLDVSEPTQGGALFSPSSGGPDSAAALNGVNGQRANDMMSFDAAMQSVQPVKVIQQATQEEIRFGYAVAEPTTWGLVTVTPTVLSSVTFPTRAVGLVWKPYPFRMNYSPEAWGGMASSSAPGRPAYAYGVVGVFDSDGAQTRGYAHTRVTPTSNWGYYPAGQIPPDQWVDRTFYDAISNVDGSVSVHRFVGPPDQAGMMQDLAFIKTLEREVRYYLPGVDWKADLSNTDPASSTAYKWVVKDRFDVRTVGAPSGEMAYQAVPYPTRTRTWEKESQVLVTEEMGGWDSSAFGWGTIHRTSAVTSSPDLSVDYLSLAQQGLGYSPYPATQGVYRQTVKTFATSVPDWFIGRVKGEQTVTVADNTGFLMPNTPLPSAQPTAEKTFHASINRVESVALKGSDGSIVTTGFSYQGTSGLAAVQLQSATLTSPGLALSGQMGVSAYGYDSNGYLNAISQKPNAGTTLSVSQAQDELGRPTSQTDMNGKVQSFTWDAAGRLARITPPGETGTDIAYNDSDHRGITLTRGFQVTELRYNGFGELVLERRKAPDGAWTYRLYGYDPMGRKIGETVWQPGDGAGHEADWANAWLVQPVDVTVTTSDQTICKRWGLDEGNGPVCLEWQFIPGTTTVTHHNGQYVGASTQYDGRGRVTGTTDANGIPVETVYGPGTVRTVTVGAGTTDARTTRYENDAAGRLGRVTDALGQGTLYRYDGGDRLKEVRQADAAGREQVRTWTYNGLGWLTGLLQPESGSTTYSDFTVAGKPTTTNYAGRLVRMTPDWMGRPLSVTSDDGTVSQVLSYDTALGGLGKLASSQDGTVTTAFGYGGRGGRLDNLQTTVRGQAFTQTFTYDEYGQRTGGNTGHAPWSQTYHSETGLPKQLTYNGSLVADTPWGQYDPISWAIRSIRYGNQAVSSFDYGADQARLTQIVHSPASGGPLAQWVYTYDQVGNLTRESDLTTGSFDQYRYDSLNRLVEALVQSRDFGDQLQTFGYDAFGNRTSTQILAVLGWSGARGGEDSIPSTTTSPLLGAAGRDVVNVSFDPASAALVQKNQMPAATAGGALTGAVYDAQGNLIQVFKKPGDAATALTMAYDALGRVTSLGRPDGTSERYAYTAEGLRSLVEEWQGSTLVKRKYNLYNDGRQLVGQYEESLSGGVVPAGTQALAAKTSAAKSLASTTKSTAGTASIGTNPVITSPSGPITVRVGEAVWFSGSSPDGNGGSWAFGDGGTASGWSASHAYGAAGTYTAMLTTQVPTNGKCVSWGWDDQGNRVCNQYQTTWVAESTTVTITVLPNAPSIVSFTASPTTIAIGGSSTLNWNVSGASSVTLSGGGVGASGGQAVYPSSTTSYTLVATNAGGTTSATITVNVVQAPVISWFTASPGTIYQGDGSTLSWGVSNATGLTLDQGIGSVIGTNSRWVSPSGTTTYTLTATNSLNGVSVTRTAGATVTVNPRPTVPTITAFYADPATIGVGNGTTLRWNVTNSVGDVTVTLSGSSVPASGSMWVVPGTSTTYTLTATNNLDPSKSVTASAAVTVIQKPVISFSASPTSVNVGNSTTLSWSVTNSPTSVVIDNGIGNVGASGSLGVTPLSNTTYTITASNLGGTTSAQVSISVTQKPVIVSFTASPSGITKGRSSTLAWVVQGADSITLNGQAMSTSSLVVAPASTQIYTLVVNNSAGADSAQVTVTVTESGTLTWKRDILYLGTREAAEIDAAGMHVTMVDHLGSPRIVTGPTGQVESRQKYLPFGELLDQSGSSYITSKGYTNHEQTDTSGLIYMQARFYMPWTGRFTSPDPARDQHFEDTQSWNIYSYVRNSPILNTDPTGMEMAINAPAQEGADADQWGAQKADNENKAKIASDGIAHTNKDTYQSKSGDVVTSILNGDFKGAVRNLLQAWGLAVKDPEWVAGAALATAAPFMGAEAAAAKGVGGAEAAEVTAAAKGAPKPSPQFETPTNPAQPPPTSLPEGHSVRVMPGTKQYPNGYWVQTNANGQPVNPATGKPPANVTRPQARAQVHVPLPPKID comes from the coding sequence ATGAAGCTGAAGCCTTCTTTCCTGACTTTCTTCTGGCTGTGCCTGACGGGCCTTTCGGCCTTGGCGCAGAGCTACCAGACGTCGTTTTCGGACGTGAAGTTCGACCGTGCGAAGGGACCGGCGACGTTCAGTGGAGGCGTGGAAGTGGACGCGGCCTCGGGAGCGGCGAGCCTGAACATTCCGTTTGGCCCCGGCATCGGAGAGCGGGGGCTGAAGTTCCGGCCGATGCTGTCCATGCGGCTCTCTCCCCAGTTGGGGATCAGTTCGGTGGACGAGAACGTGTTGCTGTCGCCCGGATTCGACCACTCGACGGATCTCTGGGGGGTGCAGACGGTGGACACCCTCTATCAGCGGGGGTTCGGTTCGTCGTCGATTTCGCCGGGGTCGCTCGATCTGGGGACGATGGTGAGCCATATCGACCATAAGAAGACCTCGTACAGCCTTCCGGGCGGCGGAGGAGGGCGGGCCCTGGGGCAGGTGCCGGCTGGAGTGATGGCGAACCTCCCGGCGCTGCTCGGGAAGTTCGGGTTCGGCTCGGAGGTCACGGTGGGGTACATGCCGGGCTCCACGGCCGTCGCGCTGGGGGATCGGACGCCCTATGTGGAGATGGGATCCTCGGGCCATCTGATCGTGGGATTGCGGGCGGCGGGCACCCCCAATGCGATGGGGCTGACGGATGAAGTCTCCGACGACATCCAGGAATACCCCTACACCCAGTACCGGTGGCACTTCCCCCGGCGGATGGCCGTCATCGAAGGGGATGTGGCCTACGAGTTCCACTATGTGAATCACAGTTACATGACGCAGCACATTCCGTATCTGCTCATCACGGAAAAGACGCAGTTGTACAGCGGCCATTACATGCTGACGAGGATTCGGAATCGCTTTGGGGAATCCATTGCCTTTACCTACGATTCGGATGGGATCGGATACACCGCGACGTGGAGCACCAATCCTGCCGTGCGGATCCGGGTGCAGGTCACGGATCCCGCTTCCGTTCCGTCCGGGCAGCCCAGCCTTTCCAGAAACACCCTCCTGCTGACGAGCGCCACCCGGATCTGGATCAGTTACGAGGGGCTCAGCCAGCCGGTGTCCGGCTACTTTCTGGACGTGTCCGAGCCCACCCAGGGAGGGGCGCTTTTCTCGCCTTCGAGCGGAGGGCCCGACAGCGCGGCCGCGCTGAATGGCGTCAATGGCCAGCGGGCGAACGACATGATGTCGTTCGACGCCGCGATGCAGAGCGTTCAGCCCGTAAAGGTGATTCAGCAAGCGACCCAGGAGGAGATTCGGTTCGGGTACGCCGTCGCGGAGCCCACGACGTGGGGCCTGGTGACCGTCACGCCGACGGTGTTGTCCAGCGTGACGTTCCCGACGCGGGCAGTGGGTTTGGTGTGGAAGCCCTATCCCTTCCGGATGAACTACAGTCCCGAGGCGTGGGGGGGAATGGCGAGCAGCAGCGCGCCGGGTCGGCCGGCCTATGCCTACGGGGTCGTGGGGGTCTTCGATTCCGACGGCGCGCAGACGCGAGGATATGCCCATACCCGCGTCACGCCGACGTCGAATTGGGGCTATTACCCGGCCGGCCAGATACCGCCGGACCAGTGGGTGGATCGGACGTTCTATGACGCGATCAGCAATGTGGACGGGTCGGTGAGCGTCCACCGGTTCGTGGGCCCGCCCGATCAAGCGGGAATGATGCAGGATCTGGCCTTCATCAAGACCCTCGAGCGCGAAGTTCGGTACTACCTCCCGGGAGTGGATTGGAAGGCGGATCTTTCCAACACAGACCCGGCGTCGAGTACGGCCTACAAGTGGGTGGTGAAGGACCGATTCGACGTGCGGACCGTAGGGGCACCAAGTGGGGAGATGGCCTACCAGGCGGTGCCTTATCCCACGCGGACACGGACCTGGGAGAAGGAGAGCCAGGTGCTCGTCACCGAGGAGATGGGGGGCTGGGACAGCAGCGCCTTCGGATGGGGGACCATCCACCGCACCTCGGCGGTAACGTCGAGTCCGGACCTGAGCGTCGACTACCTGAGCCTGGCCCAGCAGGGCCTGGGATATTCACCCTACCCGGCCACTCAGGGGGTGTACCGGCAGACGGTGAAGACCTTCGCGACCAGCGTGCCGGACTGGTTCATCGGGCGCGTGAAGGGGGAACAGACGGTCACGGTGGCGGACAACACCGGATTTCTGATGCCGAACACCCCTCTGCCGAGCGCCCAGCCTACGGCGGAGAAGACCTTCCATGCCTCCATCAACCGGGTGGAGTCGGTGGCCCTGAAGGGGTCGGACGGAAGCATCGTCACCACGGGGTTCAGCTATCAGGGGACGTCGGGCCTCGCGGCGGTGCAGCTCCAGAGCGCGACCCTCACCTCGCCGGGCCTGGCCCTGAGTGGCCAGATGGGGGTGAGCGCCTACGGATACGACAGCAACGGCTACCTGAACGCCATCAGCCAGAAGCCCAACGCGGGAACCACCCTGAGCGTGAGCCAGGCCCAGGATGAGCTGGGACGGCCCACGAGCCAGACGGACATGAACGGGAAGGTGCAGAGCTTCACCTGGGACGCGGCGGGACGGTTGGCCCGGATCACCCCGCCCGGCGAGACGGGGACGGACATCGCCTACAACGACAGCGATCATCGGGGCATTACCCTCACCCGGGGTTTCCAGGTGACGGAGCTGCGGTACAACGGGTTCGGAGAATTGGTCCTGGAGCGGCGGAAGGCGCCCGATGGAGCGTGGACCTACCGCCTCTACGGGTACGACCCCATGGGCCGAAAGATCGGCGAGACGGTGTGGCAGCCCGGGGATGGGGCGGGGCATGAGGCGGACTGGGCGAATGCCTGGCTGGTGCAGCCCGTAGACGTCACGGTGACGACGTCGGATCAGACCATCTGCAAGCGGTGGGGACTGGACGAGGGAAATGGGCCGGTCTGCCTGGAGTGGCAGTTCATTCCCGGAACCACGACGGTGACCCATCACAATGGCCAGTACGTCGGCGCGTCTACCCAGTACGACGGTCGCGGCCGCGTGACGGGGACGACGGACGCGAACGGGATCCCGGTGGAGACCGTCTATGGGCCTGGGACGGTGCGGACGGTGACCGTGGGCGCGGGCACGACGGATGCGCGGACGACGCGGTACGAGAACGACGCGGCCGGGCGCCTGGGCCGGGTGACCGACGCCCTGGGCCAGGGAACCCTCTACCGCTACGACGGCGGAGACCGCCTGAAAGAGGTGCGGCAGGCCGACGCGGCGGGCCGGGAGCAGGTGCGGACCTGGACCTACAACGGCCTGGGCTGGCTGACGGGGCTGCTGCAGCCCGAAAGCGGATCCACCACCTATTCGGACTTCACGGTGGCGGGAAAGCCCACCACCACGAACTATGCAGGGCGCCTCGTCCGAATGACGCCGGACTGGATGGGCCGGCCCCTCTCCGTCACGTCCGATGACGGGACGGTGAGTCAGGTTCTCAGTTACGACACGGCCTTGGGCGGCCTGGGGAAGCTGGCGAGCAGCCAGGATGGAACGGTGACCACGGCCTTCGGCTATGGCGGCCGGGGAGGGCGGCTCGACAATCTGCAGACGACGGTCCGGGGCCAGGCATTCACCCAGACGTTCACCTACGACGAGTACGGGCAGCGGACCGGAGGGAACACGGGGCATGCGCCGTGGAGCCAGACCTACCATTCGGAAACGGGCCTTCCCAAGCAGCTCACCTACAACGGGAGCCTAGTGGCAGATACCCCATGGGGCCAGTACGATCCCATCAGCTGGGCGATCCGGAGCATCCGCTACGGGAACCAGGCGGTGAGCAGTTTCGACTACGGGGCGGATCAGGCGCGACTGACCCAGATCGTGCACAGCCCGGCAAGCGGAGGTCCCCTGGCCCAGTGGGTCTACACCTACGACCAGGTGGGGAATCTGACGCGGGAGTCGGACCTGACGACGGGATCCTTCGACCAGTATCGCTACGACAGCCTGAACCGGCTGGTGGAAGCCCTGGTGCAGAGTCGGGACTTCGGGGATCAGCTCCAGACGTTCGGATATGACGCGTTCGGGAACCGGACTTCGACCCAGATCCTGGCGGTACTGGGATGGAGCGGCGCTCGCGGAGGAGAGGACTCGATACCAAGCACGACCACTTCGCCGCTGCTGGGCGCGGCGGGGCGGGACGTGGTGAACGTGAGCTTCGATCCCGCGTCCGCGGCGCTGGTTCAGAAGAACCAGATGCCGGCGGCGACGGCGGGAGGCGCACTGACCGGGGCGGTCTACGACGCCCAGGGGAACCTGATCCAGGTGTTCAAGAAGCCCGGTGACGCCGCTACGGCGCTGACGATGGCCTACGACGCGCTGGGCCGGGTGACGTCCCTGGGGCGCCCGGACGGGACCTCCGAACGCTACGCGTACACCGCGGAAGGCCTGAGGAGCCTGGTGGAGGAATGGCAGGGATCGACCCTGGTGAAGCGGAAGTACAACCTCTACAACGATGGGCGCCAGTTGGTGGGGCAGTACGAGGAGAGCTTGAGCGGGGGCGTGGTGCCCGCGGGGACGCAGGCCCTGGCGGCGAAGACGTCCGCCGCGAAGAGCCTGGCCTCGACGACCAAGTCCACAGCGGGCACGGCATCCATCGGGACGAATCCGGTGATCACGTCGCCGTCGGGTCCGATTACGGTCCGCGTAGGAGAGGCCGTGTGGTTCAGCGGCAGCTCGCCGGATGGAAATGGAGGCTCCTGGGCCTTTGGCGACGGAGGAACGGCGAGCGGATGGAGCGCCAGCCACGCCTACGGCGCCGCGGGGACGTATACGGCCATGCTGACGACGCAGGTGCCGACCAATGGGAAGTGCGTCAGCTGGGGATGGGACGATCAGGGAAATCGGGTGTGCAACCAGTACCAGACGACGTGGGTGGCGGAGTCCACCACGGTGACGATCACGGTGCTGCCGAATGCCCCGTCGATCGTGAGCTTCACGGCGAGCCCGACGACCATCGCGATCGGAGGAAGTTCGACGCTGAACTGGAATGTGTCTGGGGCGAGCAGCGTGACCTTGTCCGGAGGCGGCGTGGGAGCCAGCGGCGGGCAGGCGGTGTATCCGTCCTCGACGACGAGCTACACGCTGGTGGCGACGAATGCGGGAGGAACCACCAGCGCCACCATCACGGTGAATGTGGTGCAGGCTCCTGTCATTTCGTGGTTCACCGCGAGCCCAGGAACGATCTATCAGGGCGACGGAAGCACATTGAGCTGGGGCGTGAGCAATGCGACCGGTCTCACCCTCGACCAGGGGATCGGAAGCGTGATCGGAACGAACAGTAGGTGGGTGAGTCCGAGTGGAACGACGACCTACACGCTGACGGCGACGAACAGCCTGAACGGGGTGAGCGTCACCCGAACTGCCGGCGCCACGGTGACGGTGAATCCGAGGCCGACGGTGCCGACGATCACGGCGTTCTATGCGGATCCCGCGACCATCGGCGTTGGAAATGGAACCACGCTGAGATGGAATGTCACCAACAGTGTGGGAGATGTGACGGTGACGCTGTCGGGAAGCAGCGTGCCCGCCAGCGGCTCGATGTGGGTCGTGCCGGGAACAAGCACCACTTATACCCTGACGGCGACGAACAACCTGGACCCGAGCAAGTCGGTGACCGCAAGCGCAGCGGTGACGGTGATCCAGAAGCCGGTTATTTCGTTCAGTGCGAGCCCGACGAGCGTGAATGTGGGGAACAGCACGACGCTGAGCTGGAGCGTTACGAACAGCCCGACCTCCGTGGTGATCGACAATGGAATCGGAAATGTCGGAGCATCGGGAAGCTTGGGGGTGACGCCCCTGTCGAATACGACCTACACGATCACGGCGAGCAACCTGGGAGGCACGACCAGTGCCCAGGTGAGCATCTCCGTGACGCAGAAACCCGTGATCGTGAGCTTCACGGCCAGCCCGAGCGGCATTACCAAGGGGCGCAGCTCGACACTTGCCTGGGTCGTTCAGGGGGCGGATTCGATCACTCTGAATGGGCAGGCCATGAGCACGAGCAGCCTCGTGGTAGCTCCCGCGAGCACTCAGATCTACACTCTCGTGGTGAATAACAGTGCAGGGGCAGACAGCGCTCAGGTGACGGTCACCGTCACGGAGAGCGGAACGCTGACTTGGAAGCGGGACATCCTGTATCTGGGAACAAGAGAGGCTGCGGAGATCGATGCAGCGGGCATGCATGTCACGATGGTCGATCACTTGGGAAGTCCGCGGATTGTGACAGGGCCAACAGGGCAGGTGGAATCCCGGCAGAAGTACCTGCCGTTCGGGGAACTGTTGGATCAGAGCGGATCCAGCTACATCACTTCCAAGGGCTACACGAACCACGAGCAGACGGATACCTCGGGATTGATCTACATGCAGGCGCGGTTCTACATGCCGTGGACGGGAAGGTTCACCAGCCCCGATCCAGCTCGGGATCAGCATTTCGAGGACACGCAGAGCTGGAACATCTATAGCTATGTGCGGAACAGTCCGATCTTGAATACCGATCCCACGGGCATGGAGATGGCCATCAACGCGCCGGCCCAAGAGGGTGCGGATGCTGATCAATGGGGAGCGCAAAAGGCGGATAATGAAAACAAGGCAAAGATAGCTTCCGATGGAATCGCGCATACAAACAAAGACACCTATCAAAGCAAATCTGGCGATGTTGTTACCTCAATCCTGAATGGTGATTTCAAAGGGGCAGTGAGAAATTTACTTCAAGCTTGGGGCTTGGCAGTCAAGGACCCGGAATGGGTAGCGGGAGCCGCTTTGGCAACAGCCGCTCCATTCATGGGAGCAGAAGCGGCCGCCGCCAAGGGTGTTGGGGGTGCGGAAGCAGCAGAGGTTACGGCAGCCGCCAAAGGTGCCCCAAAACCATCACCTCAATTTGAAACTCCTACGAATCCAGCGCAACCTCCTCCTACCAGCCTTCCTGAAGGTCATTCGGTCCGAGTCATGCCGGGGACAAAACAATATCCGAATGGCTATTGGGTCCAGACGAATGCAAATGGGCAACCGGTAAACCCAGCTACCGGGAAACCACCAGCGAATGTGACGAGACCACAAGCGAGAGCCCAGGTCCATGTTCCACTCCCCCCGAAGATTGATTAG
- a CDS encoding DUF6188 family protein, whose protein sequence is MVYKLSPDIDLSFLLGIDLLQVCVGKNEVILNFTDDVRITLLSEFLIKEADQELVTFHETSDGAQALVRMLNDEIEHAKATKEGGLLIAFRSGTTLGIPDTSEVYESFWISKGERQIIV, encoded by the coding sequence GTGGTGTACAAACTCTCTCCCGACATTGATCTCTCATTCCTTCTCGGAATCGACCTATTGCAGGTGTGTGTTGGCAAGAATGAAGTGATTCTGAACTTTACTGACGATGTCAGGATCACGCTCTTGTCGGAATTCTTAATTAAGGAGGCCGATCAGGAACTCGTCACCTTCCATGAGACCAGTGATGGTGCGCAAGCCCTGGTCAGAATGCTGAATGATGAGATTGAGCACGCTAAGGCTACCAAGGAGGGAGGGCTTCTGATTGCCTTCCGTTCTGGAACAACCCTAGGGATTCCAGACACGAGCGAAGTATACGAGTCATTCTGGATCTCAAAAGGAGAACGGCAAATCATTGTTTAA